Proteins found in one Agaribacterium sp. ZY112 genomic segment:
- a CDS encoding BNR-4 repeat-containing protein: MKKTLGIYNSALLACSALMLAACQPASDKRTTATDGHVQKNLSSTRFLSDAGWCWFQDPRAVIHNEQLIVGGISGTNGDIRIGVYDLKEKRLLGQRVLDAGFERDDHNAPVFYLRPDGRLLAMWAEHGKESRHYYRLSEVNDFLSWGERQILQHSYEKPADRYWGGVTYMNLFTTNHGAKLYNFFRVGMDLNPYYVESSDHGDTWAPMQHFLKDDIEGTHRPYNRYLQIDASHIGVAFTDAHPRQYGNSIYYAEFDGEFFYGANSELVHDIKDGPLSTNQADKIYSGSETFAKPEGYSSVPNSAWTIDLERDTNLHPHLAYSVYLNNDDNRFRRAYWDGQAWQDREIAYAGPGLYELEASYTGLMALDPSEPEKMTISTSVDPHTGIATSGKHELYYASVPNKDAPIEWQALTQNSRYSNIRPTIVEGDGYKVLLWMAGEFHHFEDYSTDIVGLILKEPK, from the coding sequence ATGAAAAAAACGCTAGGGATATACAATAGCGCCTTGTTAGCGTGCAGTGCCTTGATGTTGGCTGCGTGTCAGCCGGCGAGTGATAAGCGTACTACAGCGACGGATGGCCATGTTCAAAAAAACTTAAGCAGTACGCGCTTTTTAAGTGATGCAGGCTGGTGCTGGTTTCAGGATCCTAGAGCCGTGATTCACAACGAGCAATTAATTGTTGGTGGTATCAGTGGTACAAATGGTGATATTCGTATAGGTGTTTACGATTTAAAAGAAAAGCGCTTATTAGGTCAGCGTGTATTAGACGCGGGGTTTGAGCGTGATGATCACAACGCCCCAGTGTTTTACTTGCGCCCCGATGGTCGTCTACTGGCGATGTGGGCGGAGCACGGTAAAGAAAGCCGCCACTACTACCGCCTTTCTGAAGTAAATGATTTTCTAAGTTGGGGAGAGCGTCAAATACTTCAGCACAGTTACGAAAAACCCGCAGATCGTTATTGGGGCGGGGTGACCTATATGAATTTATTTACTACAAATCACGGAGCTAAGTTATATAACTTCTTCCGAGTGGGGATGGATTTAAATCCGTATTATGTTGAGTCTTCCGATCACGGTGACACTTGGGCGCCGATGCAGCACTTCCTCAAAGATGACATTGAGGGTACGCACCGTCCTTATAACCGCTATCTGCAGATTGATGCATCGCATATAGGCGTGGCCTTTACGGATGCTCACCCTCGTCAGTACGGCAACAGTATTTATTATGCCGAGTTTGATGGTGAGTTCTTTTATGGTGCTAACAGCGAATTAGTTCACGATATTAAAGACGGCCCATTAAGTACAAATCAGGCGGATAAAATTTATTCAGGCAGTGAGACCTTTGCAAAACCAGAGGGTTATAGCAGTGTGCCCAACAGTGCTTGGACGATTGACCTAGAGCGCGATACTAATTTGCACCCTCACCTTGCTTACAGTGTGTATTTAAATAATGACGATAACCGTTTTAGAAGAGCCTATTGGGATGGTCAGGCTTGGCAAGATAGGGAAATTGCTTATGCGGGCCCCGGCCTTTACGAATTAGAGGCAAGTTATACCGGTCTCATGGCTTTGGATCCTAGCGAGCCGGAAAAGATGACTATTTCTACCAGTGTTGATCCTCATACAGGGATAGCGACCAGTGGTAAGCATGAACTGTATTACGCGAGTGTTCCCAATAAAGATGCGCCTATTGAGTGGCAGGCGCTCACTCAAAACTCTAGGTACAGTAATATTCGGCCGACGATCGTTGAAGGGGATGGTTATAAAGTTCTGCTGTGGATGGCAGGAGAGTTTCATCACTTTGAAGACTACAGCACGGATATTGTTGGGCTGATATTAAAAGAGCCTAAATAA
- a CDS encoding glycoside hydrolase family 88 protein encodes MMRKSLVLLALCLSFVLPSQAEPLSVFDDWVQQEENIESTLRLAAEYQLESYGDPLPVKSWLVGTFFSGMIEAYHATGDKWYIKQSRRWADASEWGLHNAANADDLCPAQTYLDLHFIKKNKKALAALNETVRPLLDKKVYLAGELSEYQKQDLDATGRNIWSWADSLYMAPPVYARLGQATGDQAYFDRLHDMYWDAVDFLYDEKEHLFYRDERYLPQNNDNKKVFWSRGNGWVFAGLARMIDYIPEKDPERPRYIKLFQEMAYRLVKEQQTDGLWRSDLGDVERYPTKETSGSAFFVYGFAKGVNEGWLPKRYFDHAIVKGWSGLVATVTPEGRLTHVQLVAGSPSEVRPWDSVDYAVGGLLLAGAEVLEFSRDAQVSNPKAGELKPKVITDEGSYTWYTDERAIFAGQTLYVSYVKRDGTSSVSSFGLDYGTAAVNAKHEMPLSSWKEVDDHDNASLLALPDGKVLATYAMHGTDGNFYQRTIEPRRWDTPIISDESKHYRVKTRFGMTYQNLVMLSAENKRIYNFFRGIDFNPTFVYSDDAGKTWSEAYKLFESGSNSSHRPYVKYSSNGVDRIDFIFTDGHPRDVKDNHVYHAYLKGGVFYDSQDKVLSSLDEVKKKPIIVSTSSQVFDGSTENGRAWVWDLEYDAKGQPRAGFISSPSGDIGSDMRYWQGNLIDGQWQTEQIAYAGSNIYKEEQHFAGGLTLAPNDENRVVISANVNPESGEPLANGLYQLFRGDKIKGQWQWQQLTFDPARNQLHPFLVRTNGQSEQDVLVWKRGDYIWFGDFYTDIVMSEGIGAPQ; translated from the coding sequence ATGATGCGTAAATCTTTAGTTTTATTGGCTCTTTGCTTGAGCTTTGTGTTGCCTAGCCAAGCAGAGCCCTTAAGTGTTTTTGACGATTGGGTGCAGCAAGAAGAGAATATTGAATCGACCTTGCGCCTTGCTGCTGAATATCAGCTAGAAAGCTACGGGGATCCTCTGCCTGTCAAAAGCTGGTTAGTTGGAACTTTTTTTAGTGGCATGATCGAGGCTTATCACGCGACAGGGGATAAGTGGTATATCAAACAAAGCCGCCGCTGGGCTGATGCGTCTGAGTGGGGTTTGCACAATGCGGCTAATGCCGATGACTTGTGCCCAGCGCAGACCTACCTCGATTTGCATTTTATAAAGAAAAATAAAAAAGCACTCGCAGCATTAAATGAAACCGTAAGGCCACTGTTGGACAAAAAAGTCTATTTAGCTGGTGAGCTAAGTGAATACCAAAAACAAGACCTAGACGCGACAGGTAGAAATATTTGGAGCTGGGCCGATTCGCTTTATATGGCGCCGCCTGTGTATGCGCGCTTAGGGCAAGCAACTGGTGATCAAGCATATTTTGATCGTTTGCACGACATGTACTGGGATGCGGTTGATTTTTTATACGATGAGAAAGAACATTTGTTCTATCGCGATGAGCGCTATCTTCCTCAGAATAACGACAATAAAAAAGTATTTTGGTCGCGTGGTAATGGTTGGGTATTTGCGGGCCTTGCGCGCATGATTGACTATATTCCGGAAAAGGATCCCGAGCGCCCTCGCTACATTAAACTCTTCCAAGAAATGGCGTATCGCTTGGTCAAAGAGCAGCAAACAGATGGTTTGTGGCGCTCTGATTTGGGCGACGTTGAACGCTACCCAACGAAAGAAACCAGCGGCAGTGCATTTTTTGTGTACGGTTTTGCCAAAGGGGTGAATGAAGGCTGGTTACCCAAACGTTATTTCGACCACGCCATTGTCAAAGGCTGGAGTGGTTTGGTAGCTACGGTCACACCTGAAGGGCGCTTAACTCATGTACAGCTGGTAGCGGGATCGCCGAGCGAGGTGAGGCCTTGGGACAGTGTTGATTACGCTGTTGGTGGTTTATTGCTTGCCGGTGCCGAGGTTTTAGAGTTCTCCCGTGATGCACAAGTAAGCAATCCTAAAGCCGGTGAACTCAAACCCAAAGTGATTACTGATGAGGGGTCTTACACTTGGTATACCGACGAGCGCGCTATCTTTGCGGGCCAGACTTTATATGTGAGTTACGTCAAGCGTGATGGTACAAGCTCTGTCAGTTCCTTTGGTCTTGATTACGGTACGGCCGCAGTCAATGCCAAACATGAAATGCCTTTAAGTTCTTGGAAGGAAGTGGATGATCACGACAACGCCTCGTTGTTGGCTTTGCCTGATGGCAAGGTATTAGCGACCTACGCCATGCACGGCACGGACGGCAATTTCTACCAGCGCACGATAGAGCCGCGCCGTTGGGATACGCCGATTATTTCTGACGAGTCAAAACACTATCGTGTGAAAACGCGCTTTGGCATGACCTATCAAAATTTAGTGATGCTCTCGGCGGAAAACAAGCGTATTTATAATTTCTTTCGTGGTATCGATTTTAACCCGACCTTTGTTTATTCCGATGATGCGGGCAAAACATGGAGTGAGGCCTATAAATTATTTGAGTCGGGCAGCAATAGTAGTCACAGGCCTTATGTAAAATACAGTTCCAACGGTGTTGATCGTATCGATTTTATTTTCACAGATGGCCACCCTCGCGATGTGAAAGATAACCATGTTTATCACGCCTATTTAAAAGGTGGTGTTTTCTACGATAGCCAAGACAAGGTTTTATCTAGCTTGGATGAGGTAAAGAAAAAACCGATTATTGTTAGCACAAGCTCTCAGGTTTTTGATGGCTCAACTGAAAATGGTCGCGCGTGGGTGTGGGATCTTGAATATGATGCTAAAGGCCAGCCTCGCGCTGGGTTTATCTCTTCGCCCAGCGGCGATATTGGTTCGGATATGCGTTATTGGCAGGGCAATTTAATTGATGGTCAGTGGCAGACTGAGCAGATCGCCTATGCCGGCTCCAATATTTATAAAGAGGAGCAGCATTTTGCGGGCGGTTTGACCTTGGCGCCGAACGATGAAAACCGTGTGGTAATTTCTGCCAATGTAAACCCTGAAAGTGGTGAGCCACTTGCCAATGGACTCTATCAGCTATTTCGTGGCGATAAAATAAAAGGACAGTGGCAGTGGCAGCAGCTGACTTTTGATCCTGCGCGCAACCAATTACACCCCTTCTTGGTAAGGACAAACGGACAGAGTGAGCAGGATGTATTGGTTTGGAAGCGCGGCGATTATATTTGGTTTGGTGATTTTTATACGGACATTGTGATGAGCGAAGGTATCGGAGCGCCTCAATGA
- a CDS encoding acyltransferase family protein has protein sequence MSTPAPKAVQTGAQLEASQAVSTKRDLRIDALRFIGLALIILAHVYPDTLVFNLRNFDVPLMVLVSGMSFALSYRLEAYGTYVWKRIKRLLVPVWLFLSGYFLYRAVLSPSAADFDRALIIPHFLLQHGNGVGYVWIIRVFLLVALVAPFIYKLHKSVASDKRFFLIVGLAFAAYELLRYFTRPYLYSGVSGDIADYLYYLIPYALLFAIGLRFPSLNAAGRWCLFLCGFIIFVVVGGLLSFQAGEYVATQAYKYPPSFYYFSYALWVCCLLWPLLPNLLTLIERCKLRPLLIFVASNSIWIYLWHICYLFLPVYEFNTFVRWALVFSLSTCTMLIQYALVQKLIAMSSNKTYRHYLRVLFTG, from the coding sequence ATGTCTACGCCAGCACCGAAAGCCGTTCAAACTGGGGCACAGCTTGAAGCATCACAGGCGGTATCAACTAAGAGAGATTTGCGCATCGATGCGCTGCGTTTTATTGGTTTGGCCCTAATCATACTGGCCCATGTCTATCCGGATACCTTAGTATTTAATCTGCGCAATTTTGATGTGCCGCTTATGGTGCTTGTGTCTGGAATGAGTTTTGCGCTCAGTTATCGTTTAGAAGCTTATGGCACTTATGTGTGGAAGCGCATTAAACGCTTGCTGGTGCCAGTGTGGCTTTTTCTGAGTGGGTATTTTTTATATCGGGCTGTGTTAAGCCCTAGCGCCGCGGATTTTGATCGCGCCTTGATCATCCCTCACTTTTTGTTACAGCATGGCAATGGCGTGGGCTATGTTTGGATTATTCGGGTGTTTTTATTGGTGGCCTTGGTGGCGCCATTTATTTATAAACTGCATAAAAGCGTTGCTTCAGATAAGCGTTTCTTTTTGATTGTCGGCTTGGCATTTGCTGCTTATGAGTTACTACGCTACTTTACTCGGCCCTACCTGTACTCTGGTGTAAGTGGTGATATAGCAGACTATCTCTATTACCTTATTCCTTATGCTTTGCTATTTGCCATCGGTTTACGTTTCCCTTCCCTAAATGCGGCAGGCAGATGGTGTTTGTTTCTATGTGGTTTTATTATTTTTGTTGTTGTCGGTGGCTTGCTTTCTTTTCAGGCCGGAGAATACGTTGCCACACAAGCCTATAAATACCCGCCTTCCTTTTATTATTTCTCTTATGCGCTGTGGGTATGTTGCCTATTGTGGCCACTGCTGCCGAACTTGCTGACGCTTATCGAGCGCTGCAAACTTAGGCCTTTATTGATCTTTGTTGCGAGTAATTCAATCTGGATTTACCTGTGGCATATTTGTTATTTATTTTTACCTGTTTATGAGTTCAACACCTTTGTGCGCTGGGCACTGGTATTTAGTTTGTCGACCTGCACCATGCTTATTCAATATGCATTGGTTCAGAAGCTTATTGCTATGAGTAGTAATAAGACCTACAGGCACTATTTGCGAGTCTTATTTACGGGTTAG
- a CDS encoding substrate-binding domain-containing protein: MNDSVEAANQGLELKHRASEPKAHFNVLLALSRYDHRTHKGIAQFAATHNWHLNCDMTMSGRAPKHWQGDGIISLLTEEDEACARWVEQAGTPFVDLSVIREDIPAARVSADHRAIGRTAAEYFLVKGFRHFAFFSTSFDRVAQLRRDSFFEQIHAHSYSISDWSSHLGQADSPDYDLRLRQLLNTQHFPLALFCTRDSDASMALNACLQADIGVPEQVAILGVDNNELITNALRVPLSSVNHDVEGLGYAGASLLHQLMSGEQVASTSPRLIQPNGVTSRRSTDCLAVAQPLVRQALAHINEHFRSPTYSVAKTAEFCGVSRRYLDKLFQQELDSTMHLSVSNLRLREAQNALLNSCISIEQVSQNCGFSRVQYFNTWFKQQLNVTPLTFRKQGRAGR, translated from the coding sequence ATGAACGATAGCGTAGAAGCCGCCAATCAAGGCCTTGAGTTAAAACACAGAGCAAGCGAGCCTAAAGCGCACTTTAATGTGCTTTTGGCCTTGTCTCGTTATGATCATCGCACGCATAAGGGGATTGCTCAGTTCGCTGCAACGCATAATTGGCATCTGAATTGTGACATGACCATGAGTGGTCGAGCCCCTAAACACTGGCAGGGCGATGGCATTATCAGTTTGTTAACCGAAGAAGATGAGGCTTGTGCGCGCTGGGTTGAGCAGGCCGGCACGCCTTTTGTCGATTTGTCCGTGATCCGTGAGGACATTCCAGCGGCTCGTGTTTCCGCTGATCACCGCGCCATTGGTCGCACCGCCGCTGAATACTTTTTAGTAAAAGGCTTTCGTCATTTTGCTTTTTTCTCGACCAGTTTTGATCGTGTGGCGCAATTGCGTCGAGATAGTTTTTTCGAGCAGATTCACGCCCACAGCTACAGCATAAGTGATTGGTCTAGCCACTTAGGTCAAGCCGATAGCCCCGATTATGACCTGCGTCTACGGCAGTTATTAAACACACAGCACTTTCCCTTGGCTCTGTTTTGTACGCGAGACAGCGATGCGAGCATGGCTTTAAACGCCTGTTTGCAGGCAGATATCGGTGTGCCGGAGCAGGTGGCGATATTGGGGGTGGATAACAACGAGCTGATTACAAACGCCTTAAGAGTGCCGCTTTCGAGTGTTAATCATGATGTAGAAGGCCTAGGTTATGCAGGAGCCAGCCTCTTACACCAGCTTATGTCGGGTGAGCAGGTCGCAAGTACTAGCCCTCGCTTAATTCAACCTAACGGTGTGACAAGTCGGCGTAGCACCGACTGTTTGGCTGTTGCTCAACCTTTGGTGCGCCAAGCTTTGGCGCATATAAATGAGCATTTTCGTAGCCCAACTTACAGCGTGGCCAAAACGGCTGAGTTCTGTGGTGTATCGCGGCGCTACCTTGATAAGCTGTTTCAGCAAGAGTTGGATTCGACTATGCACTTAAGTGTCAGTAACTTGCGTTTGCGAGAAGCTCAAAACGCCTTATTGAATAGCTGTATCTCGATTGAGCAAGTTAGTCAGAACTGCGGTTTTAGCCGCGTGCAGTATTTTAATACTTGGTTCAAACAGCAGCTTAATGTGACACCGCTTACCTTTCGTAAGCAGGGGCGAGCAGGCCGGTGA
- a CDS encoding DUF4861 family protein, with amino-acid sequence MSNNSNKSTSPLLHSKKHALNSKLKTVMSAAALSLVCTLSACTQNTSKTAKASTSTPSVSTDSNSVLFARHVPERSDDFAWENDLVAFRAYGPALRQGAENAGTDCWLKRVNYPIINKWYQQALEQGLSYHQDHGEGLDNYHVGASLGCGASALWLKGKAEPLETWTHWSDLQIGQQQLSFVLHYQREINGKLYQEQKTISLRPGVRLFRVQSQFLIDGKPASNLALVTGLSTHYGKAEVKIGKDNNWLATWEELDGSGLGTGIVLGKNNSSEKPKAKALTQALTSDVNDPQALLLSQTDEHGRFEYFAGYGWQKAEQITNKEQWLNYLKQFSETNPYYPDSSTSD; translated from the coding sequence ATGAGCAATAACAGCAACAAAAGCACAAGCCCACTCCTACACAGCAAAAAACACGCGCTGAACAGTAAGTTAAAAACGGTAATGAGCGCAGCCGCGTTAAGTCTTGTCTGCACGCTAAGTGCGTGTACACAGAATACGAGTAAGACAGCTAAGGCCTCGACATCGACGCCTTCTGTATCGACTGACAGCAACTCGGTTTTATTTGCGCGTCACGTCCCTGAACGCTCGGATGACTTTGCTTGGGAAAATGACTTAGTCGCCTTTCGAGCTTATGGCCCTGCCCTTCGCCAAGGGGCTGAAAACGCAGGCACCGACTGCTGGCTCAAGCGAGTGAACTACCCAATTATTAACAAGTGGTATCAACAAGCCTTAGAGCAAGGTTTAAGTTATCACCAAGACCACGGTGAAGGCTTAGATAACTACCACGTAGGCGCATCCTTGGGCTGTGGTGCCAGTGCCTTATGGCTTAAGGGCAAAGCAGAACCGCTAGAAACCTGGACTCACTGGTCAGATTTACAAATTGGGCAACAGCAACTGAGTTTTGTTTTACATTATCAGCGCGAAATAAACGGCAAGCTTTATCAAGAACAAAAGACCATCAGCTTACGTCCCGGTGTACGTTTATTCCGTGTTCAGTCCCAGTTTTTAATTGATGGAAAACCTGCCTCCAACCTAGCCCTTGTCACAGGGCTCAGTACTCACTACGGCAAAGCTGAGGTCAAAATCGGCAAAGACAATAACTGGCTTGCAACATGGGAAGAACTCGATGGCAGCGGCCTAGGTACGGGCATTGTTCTTGGCAAAAACAACAGTTCAGAAAAGCCTAAGGCCAAGGCATTAACTCAAGCGCTCACAAGTGATGTTAACGATCCGCAGGCCTTATTATTAAGCCAGACAGACGAGCATGGTCGCTTCGAATACTTTGCAGGTTATGGCTGGCAAAAAGCCGAACAAATCACCAATAAAGAGCAGTGGCTTAACTATTTAAAGCAGTTCTCTGAAACCAACCCTTATTACCCAGATTCTTCAACAAGCGACTAA
- the kduI gene encoding 5-dehydro-4-deoxy-D-glucuronate isomerase: MQVRYTAGKDAYSRMNTQELRSTFLLDQLFAKGEIALTYCEVERSIVGSAVPTEAELVLEAGTELAADFFCERRELGVFNIGGQGQIRVDGTLYTLDKLECLYIGKGAKDIRFSSSDSNKPAQLYLLSYPAHASYPTTLATLDDANKVELGAQATANKRTIYQYIHEDGIQSCQLVMGFTALEQGSVWNTMPAHTHERRTEVYMYFNVKPDATVFHLMGPGDETRHICVANGQAVVSPMWSIHSGSGTQNYSFCWGMGGENKTFNDMDGIAVNELR; the protein is encoded by the coding sequence ATGCAAGTTAGATACACCGCAGGTAAAGATGCTTATTCACGCATGAACACACAAGAACTACGCTCTACGTTTTTGCTTGATCAGCTTTTTGCTAAAGGCGAAATTGCCTTAACTTACTGCGAAGTAGAACGCAGTATTGTAGGTTCGGCAGTTCCAACAGAAGCAGAGCTTGTATTAGAAGCAGGTACTGAACTTGCCGCAGATTTTTTCTGTGAGCGCCGCGAACTCGGTGTATTTAATATTGGTGGCCAAGGCCAAATAAGGGTAGACGGCACTCTTTATACACTCGATAAACTCGAGTGTTTGTATATTGGCAAAGGCGCAAAGGATATTCGCTTTAGCAGCAGCGATAGCAATAAGCCTGCTCAGTTGTATTTATTAAGCTACCCCGCTCATGCAAGCTATCCAACCACGCTAGCCACATTAGACGATGCCAACAAAGTAGAGCTCGGTGCCCAAGCAACAGCAAACAAACGTACTATTTATCAGTACATTCACGAAGACGGTATTCAAAGCTGTCAACTGGTGATGGGCTTTACCGCCTTAGAGCAAGGCAGTGTTTGGAATACCATGCCAGCTCATACTCACGAGCGCCGCACCGAAGTTTATATGTACTTTAATGTAAAACCAGATGCGACGGTTTTTCACCTAATGGGGCCCGGTGATGAAACTCGCCATATTTGTGTTGCTAATGGCCAAGCGGTTGTTTCACCTATGTGGTCTATTCACTCAGGAAGCGGCACCCAAAATTACAGCTTCTGCTGGGGCATGGGTGGCGAAAATAAGACCTTCAATGATATGGACGGCATTGCTGTTAACGAATTGCGTTAA
- a CDS encoding TRAP transporter substrate-binding protein — MLNKHSSFFALGLLCGLLISLLVYAFVLRDLQGSQTQGEQQVRSLKMGHGLPVTHPVHQGLEHMKARLQHYSQGRLSMDIYPSGVLGSEIQSIEQLQQGVLTMTKTSAAALESFVDDMKVFGLPYLFRDRKHYWQVLDSELGEQLLNSLSAKKLQGLAYFDSGSRSFYSKDKAILSPDDLIGLKIRVMNSRMAIDVVEQLGAKATPIAWGELYTALAQGTVDGAENNAPSYVSNRHYEVAGIYSLDEHTSIPDLIIISQDIWQSLSKQEQTWLRQAAHDASLYQRDLWQQASEQALTHAQEQGVSIYQPDKAPFIKQVQAIYQSIEGTRLAELANDIKAHP, encoded by the coding sequence ATGCTCAATAAACACAGCTCATTTTTTGCACTTGGCTTACTTTGTGGTTTGCTTATTAGCCTGCTTGTTTACGCCTTTGTCTTGCGCGATCTACAAGGCTCGCAGACACAGGGTGAACAGCAAGTACGCAGCCTAAAAATGGGCCATGGTCTACCTGTGACGCACCCAGTTCACCAAGGTTTAGAACATATGAAAGCGCGCCTACAGCACTATTCACAAGGCCGCTTAAGCATGGACATCTACCCTAGTGGCGTATTAGGCAGTGAGATTCAAAGCATCGAGCAATTACAGCAAGGTGTGTTGACTATGACTAAAACCTCTGCTGCCGCACTTGAGTCTTTTGTAGACGATATGAAAGTATTTGGGCTGCCGTATTTATTTCGCGACCGCAAACACTACTGGCAAGTGCTCGACTCAGAATTAGGTGAGCAGCTATTAAATTCACTAAGTGCTAAAAAATTACAGGGCTTAGCGTATTTTGATTCAGGCAGCCGCAGTTTTTACAGCAAAGATAAAGCAATCCTCAGCCCCGATGATTTAATTGGCCTAAAAATACGAGTTATGAATAGCCGAATGGCCATTGATGTCGTCGAACAGCTTGGTGCTAAAGCCACACCGATCGCTTGGGGCGAACTTTATACGGCACTTGCTCAAGGTACAGTTGATGGAGCAGAAAACAACGCCCCGTCTTACGTTTCAAACCGCCACTATGAAGTAGCTGGAATCTATAGCTTAGACGAGCACACCAGTATCCCAGACCTTATTATTATCAGCCAAGACATTTGGCAAAGCTTAAGCAAACAAGAACAAACATGGCTAAGGCAGGCTGCTCACGATGCGTCTTTATATCAGCGAGACTTGTGGCAACAAGCAAGTGAGCAAGCGCTGACCCATGCTCAAGAACAAGGTGTCAGCATTTATCAGCCCGATAAAGCCCCTTTTATTAAACAAGTTCAAGCCATCTACCAAAGCATAGAAGGTACACGCCTGGCTGAACTGGCCAACGACATTAAGGCTCACCCCTAA
- a CDS encoding TRAP transporter small permease, with protein sequence MSKTNKHAHIPLLSKMNQQLATVLEYLVISLVALLLMDVSWGVFSRFVLGAQSAWTEELARFLLVWLALLGASVAFRQHKHLGIDLFTQQLESTAKAVSDMLVSALIIVFAGSVFIYGGAKLVSNALAMQQELIALPISKAWFYAALPLSGFFICSFSLEQLCLIKQQYKSSKHHDKTKSKSV encoded by the coding sequence ATGTCTAAGACAAACAAACACGCTCATATCCCCTTACTTTCAAAGATGAATCAGCAGCTCGCGACCGTACTCGAATACCTTGTTATTAGCTTGGTTGCCCTACTGTTAATGGATGTCAGCTGGGGCGTATTTAGCCGTTTTGTACTGGGAGCCCAAAGTGCATGGACCGAAGAATTAGCCCGCTTTTTACTGGTTTGGCTAGCACTGCTTGGTGCAAGTGTCGCCTTTCGTCAACACAAGCACTTAGGTATCGACTTATTTACACAACAACTTGAGAGCACAGCCAAAGCCGTCAGTGACATGCTTGTCAGCGCACTTATTATTGTCTTTGCTGGCAGTGTCTTTATTTATGGTGGTGCAAAATTAGTAAGCAACGCCCTTGCGATGCAACAAGAGCTTATAGCCCTACCCATATCTAAAGCGTGGTTCTATGCCGCGTTGCCACTATCGGGTTTTTTTATTTGCAGCTTTAGTCTTGAACAGCTGTGCCTTATCAAACAGCAATACAAGAGTTCCAAGCACCACGATAAAACCAAGAGTAAAAGCGTATGA
- a CDS encoding TRAP transporter large permease, protein MQELSILFGCAFLLLMLLNTPIAVALALATLLSLIATGSDASYVLASKFANGLDSFALLAIPFFILAGYLMGQGGMAHRLMDFAASLVGRFPGGLAYANALTCMMFGSVSGSATAAVSSVGSFMIPQMNQRGYPRDFNIALTATAATTGVIIPPSNVMIVFAVAAGGVSIADLFLAGIFPGILIGLSLCLVCFLASLKLKFPAEAPAPLQQVGLAFKRAFLSLLLVVIILGGILSGIYTATEAAAVAVLYALVVSVFIYKSVRLTQLPSIFLKTGATTAVVMLLIGASSGMAWMLSSANIPQQLSESILALSENKYLVLLAINLLLLLVGIFMDITPAILIFTPILLPVMRQFGISDIHFGIIMISNLCIGLCTPPVGTCLFVGCGVGKSRIAKVAPYMLPFFLSMIIAILVLTFVPAVSEWLPRAYNE, encoded by the coding sequence ATGCAAGAACTCAGCATATTATTTGGCTGCGCTTTTTTGCTGTTAATGCTTTTAAATACGCCTATAGCTGTAGCCTTAGCCTTAGCAACCTTACTTTCATTAATCGCCACAGGCTCCGATGCAAGCTATGTACTGGCCTCTAAATTTGCCAACGGTTTAGATAGCTTTGCCCTGTTAGCTATTCCCTTTTTTATTCTTGCCGGTTATCTCATGGGGCAAGGAGGAATGGCTCATCGACTTATGGATTTTGCCGCAAGCTTAGTCGGGCGTTTTCCTGGCGGCCTAGCTTACGCCAATGCGCTCACCTGCATGATGTTTGGCTCTGTCTCCGGCTCCGCTACCGCAGCCGTATCTTCGGTTGGTAGCTTTATGATTCCGCAAATGAACCAACGCGGTTATCCCCGTGATTTTAATATTGCTTTAACCGCCACTGCCGCAACCACCGGCGTCATTATTCCACCGAGTAATGTGATGATTGTGTTTGCCGTCGCAGCAGGCGGTGTCTCTATTGCTGATTTATTTTTAGCAGGTATTTTCCCAGGTATCTTAATTGGTCTTAGCTTGTGCTTAGTCTGCTTTCTTGCTTCTTTAAAACTTAAATTCCCAGCTGAAGCTCCAGCACCACTTCAACAAGTAGGCCTTGCTTTTAAGCGTGCGTTCTTAAGCTTATTGCTTGTGGTCATTATTCTAGGGGGCATTTTATCCGGTATTTATACGGCAACAGAAGCCGCAGCCGTTGCCGTGCTATACGCTTTAGTTGTCAGTGTATTTATTTATAAAAGTGTCAGGCTTACGCAACTGCCTTCTATCTTTTTAAAAACAGGTGCCACCACCGCCGTGGTAATGCTTCTTATCGGTGCCAGCAGTGGCATGGCTTGGATGCTCTCTTCAGCCAATATTCCTCAGCAACTTAGCGAAAGTATCTTGGCCTTAAGTGAAAACAAATACTTAGTCTTACTGGCCATTAATCTACTGCTTTTATTAGTGGGTATCTTTATGGATATCACCCCAGCGATTCTGATTTTTACCCCGATCTTACTGCCTGTTATGCGCCAATTTGGCATTAGCGACATTCATTTTGGCATTATTATGATCAGTAATTTGTGCATCGGTTTGTGTACACCACCGGTAGGTACCTGCCTATTTGTCGGCTGCGGTGTAGGCAAAAGCCGTATCGCCAAGGTGGCGCCTTATATGCTGCCCTTCTTTTTATCGATGATCATCGCTATCTTAGTTTTAACCTTTGTTCCGGCTGTGAGTGAATGGCTGCCAAGAGCTTACAACGAGTGA